In Streptomyces sclerotialus, one genomic interval encodes:
- a CDS encoding sugar phosphate isomerase/epimerase family protein, whose translation MTEPVVRIPDAKVALSTASVYPESTATAFEIAARLGYDGIEVMVWTDPVSQDIEALRRLSDYHGVPVLAVHAPCLLITQRVWSTDPWTKLQRARNAAEKLGASTVVVHPPFRWQRNYARDFVRGIWRMEGETDVRFAVENMYPWRYRDREMLAYAPDWDPTKDDYRHFTVDLSHTSTARSDALHMVDRMGDRLAHIHLADGNGSNKDEHLVPGRGKQPCAELLERLAATGYDGHIVIEVNTRRALSAAEREADLAEALAFTRLHLASPNRVYGP comes from the coding sequence GTGACGGAGCCAGTGGTGCGCATCCCGGATGCGAAGGTCGCCCTGTCCACGGCGTCGGTGTATCCGGAGTCGACCGCGACGGCCTTCGAGATCGCCGCACGCCTGGGGTACGACGGCATCGAGGTCATGGTCTGGACCGATCCGGTCAGTCAGGACATCGAGGCGCTGCGCCGGCTGTCCGACTACCACGGCGTGCCGGTGCTGGCGGTCCACGCGCCGTGTCTGCTGATCACCCAGCGGGTGTGGTCCACCGACCCGTGGACCAAGCTCCAGCGGGCGCGTAACGCGGCGGAGAAGCTCGGCGCCTCCACGGTCGTCGTGCACCCGCCGTTCCGGTGGCAGCGCAACTACGCCCGGGACTTCGTGCGCGGCATCTGGCGCATGGAGGGCGAGACGGACGTGAGGTTCGCCGTCGAGAACATGTACCCCTGGCGGTACCGCGACCGCGAGATGCTGGCGTACGCGCCGGACTGGGACCCCACCAAGGACGACTACCGGCACTTCACGGTCGACCTCTCGCACACCTCGACCGCCCGCAGCGACGCGCTGCACATGGTGGACCGGATGGGCGACCGGCTCGCCCACATCCACCTCGCCGACGGCAACGGCTCCAACAAGGACGAGCACCTGGTCCCGGGGCGCGGCAAGCAGCCCTGCGCCGAGCTGCTGGAGCGGCTGGCCGCCACCGGCTACGACGGGCACATCGTCATCGAGGTGAACACCCGCCGCGCCCTCTCGGCCGCCGAACGCGAGGCCGACCTCGCCGAGGCCCTCGCCTTCACCCGGCTCCACCTCGCCTCGCCGAACCGGGTGTACGGCCCGTGA
- the disA gene encoding DNA integrity scanning diadenylate cyclase DisA — MAANDRASSPGRSGGSSGGDSLMRASLSAVAPGTALRDGLERILRGNTGGLIVLGFDKTVESMCTGGFVLDVEFSATRLRELCKLDGALVLDKDITKILRAGVQLVPDASIATEETGTRHRTAQRVSIQAGFPVVSVSQSMRLIALYVDGERRVLEESAAILSRANQALATLERYKLRLDEVAGTLSALEIEDLVTVRDVTAVAQRLEMVRRIATEIAEYVVELGTDGRLLSLQLDELIAGVEPERELVVRDYVPEPTAKRSRTVFEALAELDALSHTELLELPIVARALGYSGSPETLDSAVSPRGFRLLAKVPRLPGAVIDRLVDHFGGLQKLLAASVDDLQTVDGVGEARARSVREGLSRLAESSILERYV, encoded by the coding sequence GTGGCAGCCAACGACCGGGCGTCGTCCCCCGGAAGGTCCGGCGGTAGCTCCGGCGGTGACAGTCTGATGCGCGCCTCGCTGAGCGCGGTCGCACCGGGCACGGCACTGCGCGACGGACTGGAGCGCATCCTCCGCGGCAACACCGGCGGCCTCATCGTCCTCGGCTTCGACAAGACCGTCGAGTCGATGTGCACCGGCGGCTTCGTCCTCGACGTGGAGTTCAGCGCGACCCGCCTGCGTGAGCTGTGCAAGCTCGACGGCGCGCTGGTGCTCGACAAGGACATCACCAAGATCCTGCGGGCCGGTGTCCAGCTCGTCCCCGACGCCTCCATCGCCACCGAGGAGACCGGCACCCGGCACCGTACGGCGCAGCGGGTGTCCATCCAGGCCGGTTTCCCGGTCGTCTCGGTCAGCCAGTCCATGCGGCTGATCGCGCTCTACGTGGACGGCGAGCGCCGGGTGCTGGAGGAGTCCGCCGCGATCCTCTCCCGCGCCAACCAGGCGCTCGCGACCCTGGAGCGGTACAAGCTCCGCCTCGACGAGGTCGCCGGCACGCTCTCCGCGCTGGAGATCGAGGACCTGGTGACGGTCCGGGACGTGACCGCCGTGGCCCAGCGCCTGGAGATGGTCCGCCGGATCGCCACCGAGATCGCCGAGTACGTCGTCGAGCTGGGTACGGACGGGCGGCTGCTCTCCCTCCAGCTGGACGAGCTGATCGCGGGCGTCGAGCCGGAGCGCGAGCTGGTCGTCCGCGACTACGTCCCCGAGCCGACGGCCAAGCGGTCCCGTACGGTCTTCGAGGCGCTCGCCGAGCTGGACGCGCTCTCCCACACCGAGCTGCTCGAACTCCCCATCGTGGCGCGTGCCCTCGGGTACAGCGGTTCGCCCGAGACCCTGGACTCCGCGGTCTCCCCGCGCGGCTTCCGCCTCCTCGCGAAGGTCCCGCGGCTGCCCGGCGCCGTCATCGACCGCCTCGTCGACCACTTCGGCGGCCTCCAGAAGCTGCTGGCCGCCAGCGTCGACGACCTCCAGACGGTGGACGGCGTCGGCGAGGCCCGCGCCCGCTCCGTCCGCGAGGGCCTCAGCCGCCTCGCGGAGTCCTCCATCCTGGAGCGCTACGTCTGA
- the ilvD gene encoding dihydroxy-acid dehydratase, whose protein sequence is MPELRSRTVTHGRNMAGARALMQASGVAGADIGRKPIIAVANSFTEFVPGHTHLAPIGRIVSEAIQEAGGIAREFNTIAVDDGIAMGHGGMLYSLPSRDLIADSVEYMVEAHCADALICISNCDKITPGMLMAAMRLNIPTVFVSGGPMEAGRATLVNGTVRKLDLVDAISDAVNENVSDEDILRIENNACPTCGSCSGMFTANSMNCLTEAMGLALPGNGSVLATHTARKALYERAGRTVVEITKRYYEQDDATVLPRNVGSRAAFENAMALDIAMGGSTNTILHLLAAAQEAGQDFGLTDIDAVSRRVPCLSKVAPNVAPQGTYYMEDVHRAGGIPALLGELFRGGLLNEDVSSVHSASLADWIKEWDIRGGSPSPEAVELFHAAPGCKRSATAFSQSERWDSLDTDAENGCIRSLEHAYSKDGGLAVLRGNLAEDGCVVKTAGVDESILVFEGPAVVCESQEEAVERILNKEVKDGDVVVIRYEGPKGGPGMQEMLYPTSFLKGRGLGKTCALVTDGRFSGGTSGLSIGHASPEAAAGGTIALVEDGDLVRINIPERTIELAVDEATLTARRDALGGVYAPKNRERKVSAALRAYAAMATSADRGAVRDVSKLG, encoded by the coding sequence GTGCCTGAGCTGAGGTCCCGCACCGTTACCCACGGCCGCAACATGGCGGGCGCCCGTGCCCTTATGCAGGCTTCGGGCGTAGCGGGCGCGGACATCGGCCGTAAGCCGATCATCGCGGTGGCCAACAGCTTCACCGAGTTCGTGCCGGGCCACACCCACCTCGCGCCGATCGGCCGGATCGTCTCCGAGGCGATCCAGGAGGCGGGCGGCATCGCCCGGGAGTTCAACACCATCGCCGTGGACGACGGCATCGCGATGGGCCACGGCGGCATGCTCTACTCGCTGCCCTCCCGCGACCTGATCGCCGACTCGGTCGAGTACATGGTCGAGGCGCACTGCGCGGACGCGCTGATCTGCATCTCCAACTGCGACAAGATCACCCCGGGCATGCTGATGGCCGCGATGCGGCTGAACATCCCGACCGTCTTCGTCTCCGGCGGCCCGATGGAGGCCGGCCGGGCCACGCTGGTCAACGGCACGGTCCGCAAGCTCGACCTGGTCGACGCGATCTCCGACGCGGTCAACGAGAACGTCTCCGACGAGGACATCCTCCGGATCGAGAACAACGCCTGCCCGACCTGCGGCTCCTGCTCCGGCATGTTCACCGCCAACTCGATGAACTGCCTGACCGAGGCCATGGGCCTGGCCCTGCCGGGCAACGGCTCCGTGCTCGCCACGCACACCGCGCGCAAGGCGCTGTACGAGCGCGCCGGGCGGACCGTCGTGGAGATCACCAAGCGCTACTACGAGCAGGACGACGCGACCGTCCTGCCGCGCAACGTCGGCTCCCGCGCGGCCTTCGAGAACGCCATGGCGCTGGACATCGCCATGGGCGGCTCCACCAACACGATCCTGCACCTGCTGGCCGCGGCCCAGGAGGCGGGCCAGGACTTCGGGCTGACCGACATCGACGCGGTCTCCCGCCGGGTGCCCTGCCTGTCCAAGGTCGCGCCGAACGTCGCGCCGCAGGGCACGTACTACATGGAGGACGTGCACCGCGCGGGCGGCATCCCGGCCCTCCTGGGCGAGCTGTTCCGCGGCGGGCTGCTCAACGAGGACGTGTCCTCCGTGCACTCCGCCTCCCTGGCCGACTGGATCAAGGAGTGGGACATCCGCGGCGGCTCCCCCTCCCCGGAGGCGGTCGAGCTGTTCCACGCGGCACCCGGCTGCAAGCGCTCGGCGACGGCGTTCTCCCAGTCCGAGCGCTGGGACTCGCTCGACACCGACGCGGAGAACGGCTGCATCCGCTCCCTGGAGCACGCCTACTCCAAGGACGGCGGCCTGGCGGTGCTGCGCGGCAACCTCGCCGAGGACGGCTGCGTCGTGAAGACCGCGGGCGTCGACGAGTCGATCCTGGTCTTCGAGGGCCCCGCCGTGGTCTGCGAGTCCCAGGAGGAGGCCGTCGAGCGCATCCTGAACAAGGAGGTCAAGGACGGCGACGTGGTCGTCATCCGGTACGAGGGCCCCAAGGGCGGCCCGGGCATGCAGGAGATGCTGTACCCGACCTCCTTCCTCAAGGGCCGCGGCCTGGGCAAGACCTGTGCGCTGGTCACCGACGGCCGCTTCTCCGGCGGTACGTCCGGGCTGTCCATCGGCCACGCCTCCCCGGAGGCGGCCGCCGGCGGCACCATCGCGCTGGTCGAGGACGGCGACCTGGTCAGGATCAACATCCCGGAGCGGACGATCGAGCTGGCCGTGGACGAGGCCACCCTGACCGCCCGCCGCGACGCCCTGGGCGGCGTGTACGCGCCGAAGAACCGCGAGCGCAAGGTCTCCGCGGCCCTGCGGGCGTACGCAGCCATGGCCACCAGCGCCGACCGCGGAGCGGTCCGGGACGTCAGCAAGCTCGGCTGA
- a CDS encoding Ppx/GppA phosphatase family protein: MRLGVLDVGSNTVHLLVVDAHPGARPLPAWSHKAELRLAELLDEDGNVGGTGVDRLVATVREATQVAEDKGVEDLLPFATSAVRDAPNGEEVLARVAEETGVTLRVLSGEDEARLTFLAARRWFGWSAGRLLLLDIGGGSLEIAYGLDEDPDAAVSLPLGAGRLTNSDLPGDPPDPEDVRALRRRVRAEIARVVSDFTRFGAPDHVVATSKTFKQLARIAGAPGSAEGLYVQRGLSRKTLEEWVPQLATMSVEKRAGLPGVSEGRARQLLAGALVAEAAMDLFKVDELEICPWALREGVILRRLDHLPNGEPG; the protein is encoded by the coding sequence ATGCGACTCGGTGTTCTCGACGTGGGTTCCAATACGGTGCATCTGCTGGTGGTGGACGCGCACCCCGGTGCGCGCCCGCTGCCCGCCTGGTCCCACAAGGCGGAGCTGCGGCTGGCCGAACTCCTCGACGAGGACGGGAACGTCGGCGGCACGGGCGTCGACCGGCTCGTCGCCACGGTCCGCGAGGCGACGCAGGTCGCGGAGGACAAGGGCGTCGAGGACCTGCTGCCGTTCGCGACCTCGGCGGTACGTGACGCACCCAACGGCGAGGAGGTGCTCGCGCGCGTCGCCGAGGAGACCGGCGTCACGCTGCGGGTGCTCTCCGGCGAGGACGAGGCGCGGCTCACGTTCCTCGCGGCCCGCCGCTGGTTCGGCTGGTCGGCCGGGCGGCTGCTGCTCCTGGACATCGGCGGCGGTTCCCTGGAGATCGCGTACGGCCTGGACGAGGACCCGGACGCGGCGGTCTCGCTGCCCCTCGGGGCGGGCCGGCTCACCAACAGCGACCTGCCCGGCGACCCGCCGGATCCGGAGGACGTGCGGGCGCTGCGGCGCCGGGTCCGGGCCGAGATCGCCCGCGTGGTGAGCGACTTCACACGCTTCGGTGCGCCGGACCACGTCGTGGCCACGTCCAAGACCTTCAAGCAGCTGGCCAGGATCGCCGGGGCGCCGGGCTCGGCGGAGGGCCTGTACGTGCAGCGCGGGCTGAGCCGGAAGACGCTGGAGGAGTGGGTGCCGCAGCTCGCCACGATGTCCGTCGAGAAGCGCGCGGGCCTGCCCGGCGTCTCCGAGGGCCGGGCCCGCCAGCTGCTGGCCGGGGCGCTGGTCGCGGAGGCCGCGATGGACCTCTTCAAGGTGGACGAGCTGGAGATCTGCCCGTGGGCGCTGCGCGAGGGCGTCATCCTGCGGCGGCTGGACCATCTGCCGAACGGCGAGCCGGGCTGA
- a CDS encoding sigma-70 family RNA polymerase sigma factor, whose amino-acid sequence MSSRPGHPTHTTVEPPPAARAERHRGQGRAGRAARSDRRDRHDLSVERYEPYVDGLFTYCLSVLCEHGAATEVLGEVLALAERQHARRPSDQALYRPWLYALARWACLRRLADPDARPEPVAGDGTDQRRELAALAWPEAAGTTPEQREALELSVRHGLGHRELAAVLGVEPVAARALLSTAACEVERTRAALAVAEFGRCADVARLAGDARTLLGTALRRELVRHVDVCEECRRTAERATAGGPWPGTEPVAQGPLPMVTAPRAAARVAMRAALRSRTGRAVEPLEKGAQGRTKRAVGVNGSAPRYDRSGFPLGPKDRAARNARLRSRALTTTVVATVLAAPVLALWAAYRGAPLTGETDGSAVTAGDAESDRLGARPYEKAGSAQTTPDPRYGLSTHSPDVSVKVIGAHGERLREAAPSPSRSRTGPGRLTVAAQPSGDLTLITLSASGGTAVRWAAHSGAPWLQFSTTAGVLEPGETTTVKVYVDHDREPSGYWRARIAVDPAGAVVTIEGRGATRPDPGGPRPTPTDPPPSSTPAPTPSDPSPSDPPPSPTPTPSDPPPSEPPPSSTPSPSDSGSPAG is encoded by the coding sequence ATGAGCAGCAGGCCCGGACACCCCACGCACACCACCGTCGAACCGCCCCCCGCCGCCCGGGCGGAGCGGCACCGGGGGCAGGGCCGGGCCGGCCGTGCCGCCCGGTCCGACCGCCGCGACCGCCACGACCTCTCCGTCGAGCGCTACGAGCCGTACGTGGACGGCCTGTTCACGTACTGCCTCTCCGTCCTGTGCGAACACGGCGCGGCGACCGAGGTGCTCGGCGAGGTGCTCGCGCTCGCCGAGCGGCAGCACGCGCGACGCCCGTCCGACCAGGCGCTGTACCGCCCCTGGCTGTACGCGCTGGCCCGCTGGGCCTGTCTGCGCCGGCTCGCCGACCCGGACGCGCGCCCCGAGCCGGTGGCCGGGGACGGGACCGACCAGCGGCGCGAACTGGCCGCTCTGGCCTGGCCCGAGGCGGCGGGTACCACGCCCGAGCAGCGCGAGGCCCTGGAGCTGTCCGTGCGGCACGGACTGGGCCACCGTGAGCTGGCCGCCGTGCTGGGGGTGGAGCCGGTCGCGGCCCGCGCCCTGCTCTCCACCGCCGCCTGTGAGGTGGAGCGCACCCGCGCGGCGCTCGCCGTGGCCGAGTTCGGCCGCTGCGCCGACGTGGCCCGGCTGGCCGGGGACGCCCGGACGCTGCTGGGCACGGCGCTGCGCCGGGAGCTCGTACGCCACGTCGACGTGTGCGAGGAGTGCCGCCGTACGGCCGAGCGCGCGACGGCGGGCGGTCCCTGGCCCGGCACCGAGCCGGTGGCGCAGGGGCCGCTCCCGATGGTCACGGCGCCCCGGGCGGCGGCCCGCGTGGCGATGCGCGCCGCCCTGCGGTCGCGGACCGGGCGGGCGGTGGAGCCGCTGGAGAAGGGGGCGCAGGGGCGCACGAAACGGGCGGTCGGCGTAAACGGTTCTGCACCCCGTTACGACCGCAGCGGGTTCCCCCTCGGGCCCAAGGACCGGGCGGCCCGCAACGCCCGGCTGCGCAGCCGCGCGCTCACCACGACCGTGGTGGCCACCGTGCTGGCGGCGCCCGTGCTCGCGCTCTGGGCGGCGTACCGCGGCGCCCCGCTGACCGGGGAGACCGACGGCTCCGCCGTCACCGCGGGCGACGCCGAGAGCGACCGGCTGGGCGCCCGCCCGTACGAGAAGGCGGGCAGCGCGCAGACCACGCCCGACCCCCGGTACGGCCTCAGCACGCACTCGCCGGACGTCTCGGTGAAGGTCATCGGCGCGCACGGCGAGCGGCTGCGGGAAGCCGCGCCGAGTCCCTCGCGGTCCCGCACGGGGCCGGGACGGCTGACCGTCGCGGCGCAGCCGAGCGGCGACCTCACCCTCATCACGCTGTCCGCCTCCGGCGGGACGGCGGTGCGGTGGGCGGCGCACTCCGGGGCGCCGTGGCTGCAGTTCAGTACGACGGCCGGGGTGCTGGAGCCGGGGGAGACCACGACCGTCAAGGTGTACGTCGACCACGACCGGGAGCCGTCCGGCTACTGGCGCGCCCGGATCGCCGTGGACCCGGCCGGCGCGGTGGTCACGATCGAGGGGCGGGGCGCGACGCGGCCGGACCCCGGAGGACCGCGGCCGACGCCCACGGATCCGCCGCCGTCCTCGACGCCCGCTCCGACGCCTTCCGACCCGTCGCCGAGCGACCCGCCGCCGTCCCCGACGCCCACGCCTTCGGATCCGCCGCCGAGCGAGCCGCCGCCCAGCTCGACGCCGTCACCGTCGGACTCGGGCAGCCCGGCGGGCTGA
- a CDS encoding TetR family transcriptional regulator → MPGTEGSGAAPRRRGRPSRTESAAGPGARERILAAARTEFAERGYDKTSIRGIAKAAQVDPALVHHYFGTKEQVFGAAIEVSFEPALHLPDLLARGADGIGERFARYFLGIWENPATRAPLLAVIRSAMTHDTAAKVLRGFVLRRMLERVAAELAVPEPRFRAELAAAQLVGIAMLRYVIQVEPLATADTEDIVRTVAPTLQRYLTEA, encoded by the coding sequence GTGCCCGGGACGGAAGGTTCCGGGGCAGCGCCGCGGCGGCGCGGCCGCCCCTCCCGTACGGAGAGCGCGGCGGGCCCCGGCGCGCGGGAGCGGATTCTCGCCGCTGCCCGTACGGAATTCGCCGAACGCGGCTACGACAAGACCTCCATCCGCGGCATCGCCAAGGCGGCGCAGGTGGACCCCGCGCTGGTCCACCACTACTTCGGCACGAAGGAGCAGGTCTTCGGCGCGGCGATCGAGGTCAGCTTCGAGCCCGCGCTGCACCTCCCCGACCTGCTGGCACGGGGCGCGGACGGCATCGGCGAGCGGTTCGCGCGGTACTTCCTCGGCATCTGGGAGAACCCGGCGACCCGTGCCCCGCTGCTCGCCGTGATCCGGTCCGCGATGACCCACGACACCGCGGCGAAGGTGCTGCGCGGCTTCGTGCTGCGGCGGATGCTGGAGCGGGTCGCGGCGGAACTGGCCGTGCCGGAGCCGCGCTTCCGGGCCGAGCTGGCCGCCGCGCAGCTCGTCGGCATCGCGATGCTGCGGTACGTCATCCAGGTCGAGCCGCTGGCCACGGCGGACACCGAGGACATCGTCCGGACGGTCGCGCCGACGCTCCAGCGGTACCTCACGGAGGCCTGA
- the radA gene encoding DNA repair protein RadA: MATRKSPAKDRPSYRCTECGWTTAKWLGRCPECQAWGTVEEAGGSPAVRTTAPGRVTTAALPIGQVDGRQATARSTGVAELDRVLGGGLVPGAVVLLAGEPGVGKSTLLLDVAAKAASDDHRTLYVTGEESASQVRLRADRIGALDDHLYLAAETDLSAVLGHLDSVKPSLLILDSVQTVASPEIDGAPGGMAQVREVAGALIRASKERGMSTLLVGHVTKDGNIAGPRLLEHLVDVVLSFEGDRHARLRLVRGVKNRYGATDEVGCFELHDEGITGLADPSGLFLTRRDEPVPGTCLTVTLEGRRPLVAEVQALTVDSQIPSPRRTTSGLETSRVSMMLAVLEQRGRISALGKRDIYSATVGGVKLSEPAADLAVALALASAASDTPLPKNLVAIGEVGLAGEVRRVTGVQRRLAEAARLGFTHALVPADPGKIPAGMRVREVADVGEALRVLPRRPRRESPPKEALPEEAGASPLSGH; encoded by the coding sequence ATGGCAACCCGCAAATCCCCGGCCAAGGACCGCCCGTCGTACCGCTGCACCGAGTGCGGCTGGACCACAGCGAAGTGGCTCGGCCGCTGCCCCGAGTGCCAGGCGTGGGGCACGGTCGAGGAGGCCGGCGGCAGCCCGGCCGTCCGGACGACGGCGCCGGGCCGGGTCACGACGGCCGCGCTGCCGATCGGCCAGGTCGACGGCCGGCAGGCCACCGCGCGCTCGACCGGCGTGGCCGAGCTGGACCGTGTGCTGGGCGGCGGCCTCGTCCCCGGCGCCGTGGTGCTGCTCGCCGGCGAGCCCGGCGTCGGCAAGTCCACCCTGCTGCTGGACGTCGCCGCCAAGGCCGCGAGCGACGACCACCGCACGCTGTACGTCACGGGCGAGGAGTCCGCGAGCCAGGTGCGGCTGCGCGCCGACCGCATCGGCGCCCTCGACGACCACCTCTACCTCGCCGCCGAGACCGACCTCTCCGCCGTCCTCGGCCATCTGGACTCCGTGAAGCCGTCGCTGCTGATCCTGGACTCCGTCCAGACCGTCGCCTCGCCCGAGATCGACGGCGCGCCCGGCGGCATGGCCCAGGTCCGCGAGGTCGCCGGGGCGCTCATCCGCGCGTCGAAGGAGCGCGGCATGTCCACGCTCCTGGTCGGCCACGTCACCAAGGACGGCAACATCGCGGGTCCCCGGCTGCTGGAGCACCTCGTCGACGTGGTGCTCAGCTTCGAGGGCGACCGGCACGCCCGCCTCCGCCTCGTACGGGGCGTCAAGAACCGGTACGGCGCGACCGACGAGGTCGGCTGCTTCGAGCTGCACGACGAGGGGATCACCGGCCTGGCCGACCCCTCGGGCCTCTTCCTGACCCGCCGCGACGAGCCGGTGCCGGGCACCTGCCTGACCGTCACCCTGGAGGGCCGCCGCCCGCTGGTCGCCGAGGTCCAGGCGCTCACGGTCGACTCGCAGATCCCGTCCCCGCGGCGGACGACCTCCGGCCTGGAGACCTCCCGGGTCTCCATGATGCTGGCCGTCCTGGAGCAGCGCGGCCGGATCTCCGCGCTCGGCAAGCGGGACATCTACAGCGCGACGGTCGGCGGCGTGAAGCTCTCCGAGCCGGCCGCCGACCTGGCCGTGGCGCTCGCGCTGGCGAGCGCGGCGTCCGACACGCCCCTGCCGAAGAATCTCGTCGCGATCGGCGAGGTCGGCCTCGCGGGCGAGGTGCGCCGGGTCACGGGCGTGCAGCGCCGGCTCGCCGAGGCGGCGCGCCTGGGCTTCACCCACGCCCTGGTGCCGGCCGACCCTGGCAAGATCCCGGCGGGCATGCGGGTCCGGGAGGTCGCGGACGTCGGCGAGGCGCTGCGGGTGCTGCCCCGCCGGCCGCGCCGTGAGTCCCCGCCGAAGGAGGCCCTGCCGGAGGAGGCCGGAGCGTCCCCGCTGAGCGGTCACTGA